AGGGAATGTTTTACATGCAAGGCAGAGTGAAGTGGTTCAACGCGGACAAAGGGTATGGTTTCATCGAACGGGAAGGTGGCGAAGACGTATTCGTCCACTATTCCGCCATTCAGGAAGAGGGATTTAAGACCCTCGACGAAGGTCAAGCCGTGGAATTCGACATCGTGGAAGGTCCGCGTGGACCACAAGCTGCGAACGTG
This sequence is a window from Planifilum fimeticola. Protein-coding genes within it:
- a CDS encoding cold shock domain-containing protein, encoding MQGRVKWFNADKGYGFIEREGGEDVFVHYSAIQEEGFKTLDEGQAVEFDIVEGPRGPQAANVVKLG